In Salinirussus salinus, the following proteins share a genomic window:
- a CDS encoding ArsR/SmtB family transcription factor → MSDVRDPEALADLLGDECARTILVEAKREPRSAEELSDFAGVSEPTVYRRLERLREYDLVTEDIQPVTDGKNYKLYRTELDGIELDLSEDGFEVTVSRRERMVDRFTQFVEGT, encoded by the coding sequence GTGTCCGACGTGCGAGACCCCGAAGCCCTCGCAGACCTCTTGGGCGATGAGTGTGCGCGCACGATCCTTGTTGAAGCGAAGAGGGAGCCCCGCTCGGCGGAGGAGCTCAGCGACTTTGCAGGAGTTTCCGAACCGACGGTCTACCGGCGGCTGGAACGCCTCCGCGAGTACGATCTGGTTACCGAAGACATCCAGCCTGTCACCGACGGAAAGAATTACAAGCTCTATCGGACGGAACTCGACGGAATTGAACTCGACCTCAGCGAAGACGGCTTCGAGGTCACGGTCTCACGTCGGGAACGGATGGTCGACCGCTTCACACAGTTCGTAGAGGGAACCTGA
- a CDS encoding DUF7521 family protein, which translates to MLDTPLQLIDLETLRTVRQVSELIPMILGLAISYLAYTAYRQNRSRPMLYVAAGFVLVLFVQLPLSLILLYLLELPTPVLNSIVQIPEFIGLGLILYGLWVPRRD; encoded by the coding sequence ATGCTCGATACGCCGCTCCAATTGATCGACCTCGAAACGCTACGAACAGTTCGGCAGGTGAGTGAGCTGATCCCTATGATCCTCGGACTGGCGATCAGTTACCTCGCCTACACCGCATACCGGCAAAACCGGAGTCGTCCGATGCTATACGTCGCAGCCGGGTTCGTGTTAGTACTGTTTGTTCAGCTTCCGCTGAGTCTGATACTGCTCTATCTGCTGGAGCTTCCAACTCCGGTTCTCAACAGCATCGTTCAGATACCCGAGTTCATCGGGCTAGGACTGATTCTCTACGGACTGTGGGTGCCGCGTCGGGACTGA
- a CDS encoding CPBP family intramembrane glutamic endopeptidase, translating to MTEADTDTNFERTASRSADDDRRADRGGITGHVASVLWNRTENRPRALWRILGVYGASFVGIFVLPALALAGTELPPSVAGAAQNLIAALTGLLMAVGVAKYVDRRPLTDYGLAFSPSFLKDFGAGSVIALAGMAVALPASLIAGWATVSEVFSGGVGTNVLPFAAAFGVYTIQWAFTAFWEELVFRGIILTSAVEGFQSRWLSDRGAVVAGVVASSLIFSLGHFPGTLEKFGFRLALGLLLGAAYVWTDSLALPIGLHFLVNFAMNNIYGLSNFLEAAETAMLIRPTFTGPAQFVGVYGAVNGAAVLCVAALTVGYVALRNGDLGSRLSSAYLQRD from the coding sequence ATGACCGAAGCAGATACCGACACCAACTTCGAACGAACCGCATCCCGGTCGGCCGATGACGACCGGCGAGCCGATCGCGGTGGAATCACGGGACACGTCGCCTCCGTGCTGTGGAATCGAACCGAGAATCGCCCCCGTGCACTCTGGCGGATCCTCGGAGTGTACGGCGCCTCGTTCGTGGGGATTTTCGTGCTCCCGGCGCTGGCGCTCGCGGGAACCGAACTCCCGCCGTCGGTGGCCGGAGCCGCCCAGAACCTCATCGCTGCCCTTACCGGGCTCCTCATGGCGGTTGGTGTCGCGAAGTACGTCGACCGGCGACCGTTGACCGACTACGGACTCGCGTTCAGCCCGTCGTTCCTGAAGGACTTCGGCGCTGGCAGCGTCATCGCCCTGGCGGGGATGGCGGTGGCACTCCCCGCGAGTCTGATCGCCGGGTGGGCGACCGTCTCCGAGGTGTTCTCGGGTGGCGTCGGTACGAACGTGTTGCCGTTTGCCGCCGCGTTCGGAGTGTACACCATCCAGTGGGCGTTTACAGCCTTCTGGGAAGAACTGGTCTTCCGGGGTATCATCCTGACGAGTGCCGTCGAAGGGTTCCAGAGTCGGTGGCTGTCCGACCGTGGCGCGGTCGTGGCAGGGGTGGTGGCGTCCTCGCTGATATTCAGTCTCGGGCACTTCCCGGGTACGCTGGAAAAGTTCGGATTCCGGCTGGCTTTAGGGCTCCTTCTCGGGGCCGCGTACGTGTGGACCGACTCGCTGGCGCTGCCGATCGGCCTTCACTTTCTGGTCAACTTCGCGATGAACAACATCTACGGCCTGTCGAACTTTCTTGAGGCTGCGGAAACAGCGATGCTGATCCGGCCGACGTTCACCGGCCCGGCACAGTTCGTAGGGGTGTACGGGGCAGTCAACGGCGCAGCGGTGCTCTGTGTCGCTGCGCTCACTGTCGGATACGTTGCCCTCCGGAACGGCGATCTTGGGTCGCGGCTGTCGTCGGCGTACCTACAGCGAGACTGA
- a CDS encoding YbhB/YbcL family Raf kinase inhibitor-like protein: MRRRRLLAALGGLATGGLAGLAGCVQRRASGGAPLSVSSPALTDGGRLPDRYACEGEGVSPPLTVESTPDPTAALAVVAEADLGVFNKPLFWVLWNLPADTERVPEGVPRTATVDSLNGARQSSQPGTEPGYDPPCPPLGRETTLLFDTFALEEPLDLEGGTPAEAAADAVTRAQLASTRISVTYTRPAGGTQTG, from the coding sequence ATGCGACGCCGACGGCTGCTGGCGGCGCTGGGGGGGCTGGCGACCGGCGGGCTTGCGGGCCTGGCCGGCTGTGTCCAGCGCCGCGCGTCCGGCGGGGCGCCCCTGAGCGTCTCCAGCCCCGCGCTCACCGACGGCGGGCGGCTCCCCGACCGGTACGCCTGCGAGGGTGAGGGGGTGTCGCCGCCGCTGACCGTCGAGTCGACGCCCGACCCGACGGCGGCGCTCGCGGTCGTCGCCGAGGCCGACCTGGGCGTGTTCAACAAGCCGCTGTTCTGGGTGCTGTGGAATCTCCCGGCGGACACCGAGCGGGTCCCCGAGGGCGTCCCGCGGACGGCGACGGTCGATAGCCTGAACGGGGCCAGACAGAGCAGCCAGCCCGGCACCGAGCCCGGATACGACCCCCCCTGTCCGCCGCTGGGCCGGGAGACCACCCTGCTGTTCGACACCTTCGCGCTCGAGGAGCCGCTGGACCTCGAGGGCGGCACGCCCGCCGAGGCCGCCGCGGATGCGGTCACCCGGGCGCAGCTCGCCAGCACGCGCATCAGCGTCACGTACACGCGTCCCGCCGGGGGGACGCAGACGGGCTGA